One part of the Anopheles coustani chromosome 2, idAnoCousDA_361_x.2, whole genome shotgun sequence genome encodes these proteins:
- the LOC131262000 gene encoding uncharacterized protein LOC131262000 produces the protein MKSRIHHHSSSSWSGKSGCHSSEMVTTTTPSGCSDDSARSVRCRNTEANRRWRRTTSATTSRQKPSSRKASVREWELENDTGSSNTLTTKRRRYRNLNARLKCCLPGVGSSSALTIALVIALQLLALQPTVLHCAKTFYMHWNTTNSIFRIDNTDHIIDVNKGNSQFEYDQVHIICPVYEPGTFDNETEKYIIYNVSKVEYETCRITNHDPRIIAICDKPNKLMFFTITFRPFTPQPGGLEFLPGNDYYFISTSSKDDLHRRIGGRCTTDNMKVVFKVCCADDQNPNQHQHHGGGHLPSNGTVIGGGDGGNGAGGVSINTSNNTISIDAFDPNSRLLPPAINTSQGNIVQNTVNWPVWNDGQGHQQPPHLPPHVRPPPATPAIGANGRHNHHYTASPPRTSINSGTGNGNINNHNYNINSPPSSVHPGQSGGGGSNQKPTKKTKEYDKQHPNEVVKNEELTYNNQGGTLRPGALPVTLAVAAVLVALAGSSSPWRRWWS, from the coding sequence ATGAAGAGCCGCATCCATCATCACAGTAGCAGTAGCTGGAGCGGCAAAAGTGGTTGCCATAGTAGCGAGAtggtgacgacgacgacgccatcCGGGTGTAGTGACGACAGTGCGCGAAGCGTGCGATGTAGAAACACAGAGGCAAATCGTCGGTGGCGACGAACGACGTCAGCGACGACGAGCCGGCAGAAGCCGTCCTCGAGAAAAGCCAGCGTGCGGGAGTGGGAGCTGGAAAATGAcaccggcagcagcaacacactGACGACGAAGCGGCGCCGGTACAGAAATCTGAACGCGCGGCTAAAGTGTTGCCTGCCGGGAGTCGGCAGCAGCTCGGCGCTCACGATCGCGCTCGTGATCGCACTGCAGCTGCTCGCCCTGCAACCTACCGTGCTGCACTGTGCCAAAACGTTCTACATGCACTGGAACACGACGAACAGCATCTTCCGGATCGACAACACCGACCACATCATCGACGTGAACAAGGGCAACTCGCAGTTCGAGTACGATCAGGTGCATATCATCTGCCCGGTGTACGAGCCGGGCACGTTCGACAACGAGACGGAGAAGTACATCATCTACAACGTGTCGAAGGTGGAGTACGAGACGTGCCGCATCACCAACCACGACCCGCGCATCATCGCCATCTGCGACAAGCCGAACAAGCTGATGTTCTTCACCATCACGTTCCGCCCGTTCACGCCGCAGCCGGGCGGCCTCGAGTTCCTACCGGGCAACGACTACTACTTCATCTCGACCTCGTCCAAGGACGACCTGCACCGGCGGATAGGTGGCCGCTGCACCACCGACAACATGAAGGTCGTCTTCAAGGTGTGCTGCGCCGACGACCAGAACCCgaaccagcaccagcaccacggCGGCGGCCACCTGCCCTCCAACGGCACCGTCATCGGAGGCGGCGACGGTGGCAACGGCGCGGGGGGTGTGTCCATcaacaccagcaacaacaccatCTCGATCGACGCGTTCGATCCGAACTCGCGGCTGCTGCCGCCCGCCATCAACACCAGCCAGGGCAACATCGTGCAGAACACGGTCAACTGGCCGGTGTGGAACGATGGTCAGGGCCACCAGCAGCCGCCCCACCTGCCCCCGCACGTCCGTCCACCCCCGGCCACGCCGGCGATCGGGGCGAACGGGCGGCACAACCACCACTACACCGCCTCGCCGCCGAGGACGTCCATCAACAGTGGCACCGGGAACGGTAACATTAATAATCATAACTACAACATAAACAGTCCACCGTCCAGCGTGCATCCGGGCCagagcggcggcggcggcagcaacCAGAAGCCGACCAAGAAGACCAAGGAGTACGACAAGCAGCACCCGAACGAGGTGGTGAAGAACGAGGAGCTGACGTACAACAATCAGGGCGGAACCCTGAGGCCCGGAGCGTTGCCGGTGACGCTGGCGGTGGCGGCAGTGTTGGTGGCACTAGCGGGGAGCTCCTCCCcctggcggcggtggtggagctGA